The genomic segment aaccttcagccagcaccggataccttccttggaccTTCCTTGCAGTGCATGAACCTCACACTTGTACATACAAAAATCCCActgaattattacaattaatgccAAAATAAATGTGTGGAAacgtaaactgatatttcctactgacactctacagcaaaatatataaaaattggcttaaaaccatttttttttttcagtgtgaaaatactaacatggcAAAGACTTCTGCACAGTtcagtatattaatattttattagcagtattataaaatattattaatctaTTTTCTTCTTATTCAGAGTATGCAGTTGTTACAacagtgtttatataatatttaattacttttatatACAAGTATCAATAAgcatgtatgtttttgtttcaaCAGCTTCCCCTGGAAATCCTTTCTGAAATCCTCAGTGAAGTTATTTTGTCAACGGGTGACTACTTGACACCTTCTCTGGTATGCAGGTGGTTTAGGGATGTGGTCACTCAAGAGTTTTTTTCGGAAAGCAGCACACAAGAGGACGACGTGGTGATCTTCTAGGCTTTTACTCAGATGTTTGCACAGGATTTTGGTCCCGGGgctgttttttcttttactgtctatgcctgCTCTCATAATTCTCTACACCAATAAGCTGTAAAAGCGACACACATTTCACAATCAACAAGCACATCTTAATCATGAACCAATAACCGTTGAGGTGGGCGGAGCccccaacgtgtcgccccgccccatcgtccagactgcactctggttTACTACAAGACCTCTATAATTTTACTTTACAGTGCTGAAGAACTGTCTACTGAATTTGAAGATGGATATATTGTTGCCACTGAAGACGAATTTAGTGTCTGTTATCATGGTTGTTTTGGCTCTTATATTGCTGTGGAAGATTGGAGGAAAGCAAAGCAGTTTTGAGCGGCTGCCTCCAGGACCTGCGCCTAATCCACTACTGggaaatttatttcaatttaatatcAAGGAAGCGTACAAATATTACCTAGAGGTTGGTTAGTAGGCCTATTCAATATTATAATTCAGCTATAAATCTGAGTTTTGGCGATTATTGCTCGTGCAGGTAAACTTCAATTTAATTGATAACCTATTGCGTAATTTTAATGGCACATgtcgagagcgcattattgtatcGCGAAAGCACAATGATACAGTgcgcgagcgcgaatctctcCGCTCGCGcgcgtatttttatttttttgctctcacACAAAACCGGGGGTAAAAGCACTTAAAACGTGTCGCTCAAACTGCGTCCCTGTGCACTCACAAATCTGGCTGTGCTCCTATTAATTAACTTCGCAAATGAATTAAACGTTGTCAAAGGTATGCACTTCTAAAAAGTAGTCTCAAAACAGATTTGTGCAGGGcctttccttgatttttttattgttttattttcatttgaacataaactGGTTATTGTATCTACTTTGTTCTACTCtatctctttttttgtttgtattttgatattttctttgCACATGCATCTCTCTGTGAAAAGGTTACTTTGTTAACACTTCTTGAAAAGGTACTGTAAATAAAGCTTTAACcaatcaggggtgcgtttcccaaaagtgTAGTTGCTAATCTGTTAGCaacttggttggcaatgggaaattgtattgcaaccaacaaagttgctaacttagttagcaactatgcttttgggaaacgcaccccagaccTCCACAACTGACCGATGAAATGACTACGTGAAATATTATTGGCTGAGTGAACTGAACTGGAATTCTTTTGACTATCGATCAAAGATGGATCCTTAATTTCTTTCCAGTTGAATAATATTTAGCTACGTTAATGAAATAGAAATGGCCAACTAGTTGGTCTCTGAGcaatttatctaaaaaacaaacaaacaaacatattataGCCCATGGCCATAAAGACTTTATATAAAACATCAATGTTATGTCATAATTTGAGATAGATGGCTCAACCAAATTTAAAATCAttgcaataaattataaattggTATGCTGGCAATAAGTAATGTGGATgattaataagattttaattaatcaagtataatcaatgtgaatctagccatttttgttgctagttattattccattataatccCATACGTTAAGTATAGAAAGGAATATGCCTACGTGGCCAGATTGTTCAGACTAGATGAGAAACATCTGGTCAGACATACAGAAAGGGCCTTTCTCTATTCAAAAACAAGTAGGGGGCCCCTTTTAGGGAGGTATCAAAATTGTAAGCATAAGGAAAAGTATGACTATTTGGAACGCCATTTAAACTGTATATAGTGAGATGCCACCGAGCATTCGGGAGATCTTCTCGCAGAGAACATCTCGGCTTCGTTTATCTCTGAAATAAAGTctatcttctggaaacaaaacctcgAGACTGTGTGATTCCTCAGATCCAAGGCAGACGAAAATACACTACAGTAACAACTCAAATCAACAACAAATGTAAAATAGAAGTGAATGATGCAAGATATTACATTAAATACTCTAATAGCATCGCTGGACATTTATTGggagttttaatatatatatatatatatatatatatatatatatatatatatatatatatatatatatatatatatatatatatatatatatatatatatatatatatatattaatatatatatatatatatatatatatatatatatattttttttttgtctttttttttaaacccatagAATATAATGTAGTAATGTTATGGCAAATATGAAAATTTCATATTACCTATGAATcaattatttcataattaattaaaagttatttttggtCTCCAAATCTTAAGTAGGCCTTAGGGAATGGTGCATCTGACCCATAtctaaatagttaaataaatagtaaatcatatatatatatatatatatatatatatatatatatatatatatatatatatatatatatatatatatatatatatatgtatatgtatatatatatatatatatatatatatatatatatatatatatagcgcatGAGCACAGAGATATTTGAGAGTGCACAAGGACACAGTTTGAGTGAGAGGAGAGGCACGTCTGGTTTTGTGCCAGAACAAAGAAAATCCGAGTAGAGATTTGCGCTTTCGCATTTTATTAATGTGCTCTTGCGCTACAATACTGCGCTCTCAATATTTGTCAGTAAAATAACGCCATAATAACCATCCTTTGAGGTTAAAGCTTCTTCgtgcaacatgttttttttaatgattgtacTATAGCATTTGAAGAATTTAAATTGGTCAGTGCATTTTCACTGGGTTTAGATTGGATCTGTTCTATTATGGGTCTCTGAGACATGCGTTCCTAGGCGAGGGTTACCATTCTGGGATTTCTGAACTCTTTAGGGAAGTTTATGAGAGCAGTTATCTTCAGACAGAAGTTCCCAGTAGGCCCACTGATGTTTTTCAAAGACgatttgtttttactttactttttccaCAAGACTAATTCAAAGCAGAATGATAGTTAACTATATTTAAGGTTGTTAGTCACAAATTTCTGAGATAATTGAAAaagtatttagattttattttaataattcacatAGTGTAAATGGAAATGTCCCATATCAAACCCATAAATCTTTTCTTATTTTAGCTGAGTAATAGGTATGGCTCTGTTGTCACCATCTGGTTGGCAAACACTCCTGTGGTGATCATTTCTGGATATCAAGCCCTTAAGGATACTATGATTGGTCTTGGTGAAGAATTCAGCGGCAGGGCCATCTATCCTCTGTTGATGAAGTCCACTTATGGATATGGTGAGGTTGCATGATCCCTTATGATTTACACAGTGTATTTGAAAAGCTTTTTATCTGAAGAGTGTTGTCTCTGTGTGCAGGTGTTCTGTCCACCAGTGGACACCGATGGAAGGAGATGCGCAGGTTTACTCTCATGACACTGAAGAACTTCGGAATGGGCCGCAGGAGCATCGAGGAACGAGTCAGGGAGGAGGCTGAGAATCTGgtggaaatgtttaaaaaatctgaaggtaaaataacttttatatgatGTTTCTTTTTAGATTAAAAGATGAAACAAACTGCAGACTTAAACCACTAAATGATCTGATGCAAGATGTATCAGTAAAACACCAAAATCAAACATACAGTGGTTgcattgtttagaaaaaaaaagtattgaataagtTCTTGCAACTTGTACAATAGGTTCACAAAGTAAATGTGCCGTGTGTAGATTTAATATACTGCACAGCACATTCAACTAAGTGAATGACTAATTTGAATAAATCCTGTCCTAAGCCCCGTCTCATGTTCCAGAACATGGTGTGAGTTTTTACAACACTCTAAATTTGAGAAACTTGAGCTCTTTGCCGTTCTTTTCTCCTCCAAGGCTCTGCATTCAGCCCTGCGGACATGCTGTTTAATGCGGTAAACAATGTGATCTGCAGCATCGTCTTTGGGCATAGGTTTGAACTCGAGGATCCACAGTTTAAGTCTCTCCTTCGAACTGTGAATACTTACTTTACTGTTCTCAGTAGCCCTCTTGGACAGGTATTGTgaagattttttaataaaaaaaaaaaaaaaattatatatatatatatatatatatatatatatatataattatttaaaaaaaaattttttatacattGCCATTCAAAAGTACTTACTGCATGTGtagaaaggctgcatttatttgataaaaatacagcaaacacAGTCATATTTGTATTActgcaatataataatatatattataatatatttaagtctattattatatattttatacaattaatttaattcatttgaataaaatgtgatagtaaagacaaaagaacagtgtttatttgaaatgtaaatctttttgtaacattataaatgtctttactatcacactttatcagtttaatgcaaccttgctaaataaaagtattaatgatGTTTCTTCATTTTCTTCTCAGATCTATAATGTATTCCCTAGGTTAGTCAGTCTCTTTCCTGGTAAACACCATCAGCTGTTCAAAGACCTAGAAGAGGCCAGAGAGTATTGCAAGTGTGAAGCGCAGGCTCGGATGAATACTTTGGATCCCTCGTGCCCACAGGACTTCATTGAGGCCTTTGTGTTAAAAATGAAAGaggtaaataattcaaataaatgggATTTAAAACGGTTCTTATAAATTCATGGTCCTCATTGCATTTAATCACACCCTCTGGTGGTGAAACTATCACATGATGTTGGTTGAAAACAATTCCAGATAACTTCCTTCATTTACAAGTTTcatttttcatattcatattcattctcTTTTGCAGGAGAAAGACAATCCTGACACAGAATATAATTTTGGCAACTTGGTTTCTATAGTGTGGAACATGTTTAGCGCCGGCACAGAAACCACTTCATCCACCATCAGATACGCTTTGCTTCTGATGATGAAGCACCCAGACGTTCAAGGTGAGATCAGACAGATGTCTTCCAAGCATCAAGCAGAATCccgagtgtttttttttaactttcacttGTTCTGTACAGAGCGTGTTCAGCGGGAAATTGATGAGGTTGTAGGACAGGATCGTTGGCTCTCAGTAGAGGACAGACTGAACCTGCCGTATACAGATGCTGTAATCCACGAGATTCAGCGGTATATGGATCTTGCCCCCATCGCTATCCCACACAAGATGATGTGCGACACTGAATACAATGGTTATATCATTCCTAAGGTATTCTTCTCatgtatttacattatttaactattaattattatttatattttgtctaTTTCTAACATAAAGTTATTTTCTAGGGGGTCATGGTTTTCCCTCTGCTATCCTCTGTGCTAATAGACCCAAAACTGTGGAAGAACCCAACTTGCTTTGATCCAGAGAACTTCCTGGATGCAGGCGGCCGGTTTCAGAAAAATGATGCATTTGTTGTGTTTGGCATGGGTGAGTTTAAAATCTAAAATCAGACCATAAAGATAAAAACAGGGAGGCTTGTTTTGAATCATGGAATTATGTTTCTCGCATTTTTAATTATACTCGGAACAAAATAACCATGTTAAATCGTTGATTAATTTAAAGGGAAAATTATTGACAATTAAATGGCTGATACATGGAGAAAAGTTTCTTCAAAAGATTTTTAAGCGGACTTCTTTCTGTTCTCATCAGGCAAGCGTGCGTGTCTTGGTGAAGCTCTGGCTCGCATAGAACTCTTCATCTTCTTCACTTTCCTCCTTCAGCATTTCACCTTCAAAGCCACAGTGCCACCAGAGGAGCTCGATACAACACCTACAGATTGCAGTTTTGGTCGCATACCCCGCACATACGAGTGCTATGCCATTCCCAGGAAATAGAGGGACATGCCCACAAAATTACCAAAGAAAATTTCCAACATATTCTCATCGCGGTTTGAcgctttaatgaaaataaatatgtctaaaatgattttattgcacttttttttttaataatacaacaTTGATATTTAGCATATATTTGCCTGTCCTCGAGTCTAGCCGGTTAACCCACTTTTTAGCAGTGCACATGGATCTGATACCAATATCAGGTGTCCTAACGCGGAAGCTTATCAAGTCTGTGGAATGTTTTGAAGGACATGAACTACTATTCTGAATGTCAAATAATATTACTGGGACTTTTAACAACATTTAAGTCAGCACAGTGCTTTCATTTTTTCACACTTAGGTGCCATTCATACAGAAGGTgtattagattaaaaacacaaaatgagaaaaaagcACACATGGTTTAGAGATGCACAGtaaaataactttacattttaaaataacatccaATTTTTATAATTTCACTGCCTTATATCTtgcattttaaacataaaaactgTTCTGTTTGAATGGTAACTTAATCTGTAATATGTAGATGATTACTGGACAAAAGATGAGAGTGAGAGATGTGTGGTAAATAACTATGTATGCTTAACAACAGTGGCTCTTTAGAAATAGACAATCTTACCACATCACAAAAATGCCATCCTACCAATATTTTTGACAGATTCATGCATGTCCACAGTCTCACCACCTACCAGGTTTATACCATTAAGCACTAAAAATGTGATACAAGAATTATTCTGGAGACTAATGCAACCCTAAAACACTCTGTGAGAGCTGTGGAATAACCTCAATTTGAAGGCAACAGAACAAACACCTCCACTTGATGGATACAATTTAGATACAGCATTATACATTGTCTAAATCACCGTTAAAGCCCAGGTACAATAGAGATTATAACTGTACTCTGCCAGCCACATTGACAGAAAAAGAATGTCCAGGTGAAGTAACAAAAAAGAAGGGATACAGTGTATAAATTGATCTCAGTCCATGAGAGTGGTTCAAAATAGAGGTCATACTATGATTTAAACCTTCATAAAGAGTTTCCATATTAAATAGTGTTGTGACCATTGCCTATTAACTAAAATACCTAGTAATCCTCTTTAAACTCTATTGTAGACATACAGGTCACAGTTGGGTTCTGTTATGGCACAGCATGAAAGGGGATTAGGCCAACGAGTGGAATGCAGAAGCATAAAAAAGGAATTCGATTTCCTGCTGTTCAAGAGATCGCCTGGTTGAGCGGGTTACATAAGAGCTATATAAAACCTTCATATTAGACATTTAACAGCTCCATATCAAATAAGGGTGAGGACGTGACATAATGTCTAGTTCTGGTACTGATTTGTtgttgtatggacaaaaacaaagTCCATTATTGGTTCTTATTCTGTATGTGCATACAGTCTCCTCAAAAAGTGTTTGTCCTTTTAAACTGCACAAAATATAAGTCTTTGCATTAAATGACAATATCAAACTAAGTGGCATCTGGAGTTAAGAAATACTACCATTCGAAAATGTTTTCAAAgtctcaccaagtctgcattttctattcaatacagtaaaaagaataaatttgtaaaagattatcatatttaaaataactctttttttaactgtatgtttgactatattttaaaatgttatttattcctgtgatggcaaagagaATTATCAGCAGCCATTCGCCATTCGGTTACACATGATacatctgaaatcattctaatatactgatttggtgccaCTATTTCTTATGAATGCTGAAAACTGTTcttctgcataatatttttgtagaaactgtgatacatgccttttcgggattctttgatgaacagaatgtTCCAAAGAGCGtcatttaattgaaatagaaatcgtttgtaacaatgtaaaagtttttactctcactttcaaacaatttaatgcattcttgctgaataaaataattaatttctaacAAATTTTGAATCTTGATTGGTAGTGGAGATGTGGTTTAAGGGTGCAATTGCAAATGCTTTGGGGAGTTAACATACTGATGGCTATTTGGTGATAGGTGATGTTTGTGTGTCTTACCTGTGGACTTTGAACAGACAATCCtcatgcaatcaaaattataaatgacTTTGTGGGGAAGTAGACAGTCGTTGAGTTGATCCACAATGTTGGCATATGACAGAATTAATCAAGTGTCCAAAATGAGGTATAGTGGTAAATACCAAACAAGAAAAACGCAAATAAAATGGGTTGTCAGGCACTATGTAACTTGATGCAGTAATATgctttttatagtttaaaaacaATGAGATATCATTCGAAGACACTTGAAGATATCCAGCTTTGTTGGTCCGATCAATAGGCAGCACAGGTCACATGGTTCAACAGTAGCTCTCAGAAAACATCACTGCTCCCTCTCCGGCACACTGGGGTAATGCTGGCACATCCAACCCGTTCAGAACCTGCTTTCGGGCAGAGATGTAGCAGAATGCCTTGCCTTTCTTTGCTCTGGGATGGTAGTGATGTTGTATAGCCGGTAGGGAGGCTGTGGGTGTTGGGTCCGAGGACACTTGGCTGTCACTGTCCAGAGGGCAGTCTGGAGAGCAGGTTATGTTGTGGTGACACCGAGGACCTGCACCTCCCTGCTGTACATTGCTACCTGTATTACGTTGGTCCTCCAAAATGCTTATTCCCAGTTTCCATCGCTGCCATTTCTTTTTGATTTCTGACTGTACCTGGAATCAAagacaaatatgcaaatatgcaaaaAGTGCAAATAtcatggttttatatatatatgtatatatatatatatatatatatatatatatatatatatatatatatatatatatatatatatatatatatataattaaactaaaaaaactgaaatcataaaaacacatctaatacttaaaaaaattataactgtaataaaattaaaacattttacattttcaatatttttttaaaatacaaaaataactaaaaataaaaaataaaacttagtaaaaTCTATACagagacaaaaataataaaataaaaaatgacaaaatactaaaactttaaattttttttactaaaatgtaaatgaaaataggAAATATGACTAATCTTAttcataatattaacaaaaactataataatatatcgtgtgtgtgtgtgtgtgtgaactgcagCTCAAAAGTTTAGTATCAGTAAGATCAGTTATTTTAAGTTTCTTATactaatcaaggctgcatttatttgatcaaaaatacataaaaaaaacgtattatagtgaaatatcattgcaatttaaaataatggttttctaatttaaaatataatttattagaaaaaaatagttttttaatgtgttttcatctgccagcatgtatttaaaatataaatcttttttaacaataaaagtctttactatcactttttatcaatttaaaatgattgctgaataaaagtaataatttataattaaaaaagaaagaacattttttatgtataaatatataagtgtgtgtgatttataataatttatatttaaataactaattactatatatatatatatatatatatatttattgtaattagttatttaaataaataaattatatatatatatatatatatatatatatatatatatatacaatagatTCCTCTTACCTCTTTATTGACAAAGCAGTATAAAATGGCCACCAGAAAACCCTGTGGGGTAACAGGAACTAATGCGTCAAAATGAGTTAATTGTAAGCACATTTACTGCATTTAAAATGTGCATGTAAACAATACAAGTAAGTACAGTATTTGTGACATGGTCTGTCTCTCTTAATTCCTTTAGTTGTACCTGAAAAGAATTGAAGAAGAGTTCGAAGAACAGGTTGACATTGCGAAGCACGCCCTCAGTCTGTTCGTCTGTCATCACAGCAAACACCACCTCATGAATCCCTAACAGGGGAATGAGGGTCAGCGTGGACTTGGCTAACCTGAGGGACCAGGAATATTAAACactgaagattatttaaaaaaattatcagatTTCTTTAAATCCAAGTTTATTGTCAGGTGAAATTCACAGctcttttttcatattattttattctaagaAAAAAACTAATCTGCATCTACACGGTTTTTAAAAGTTTGATTAAATGACAACAGTGAGGCACTGTGGATAAGTCAAGAATCTAACTGGCCTCGATCACTGTTACCAATGTACTTTTAGATTTTAATCCACCTTTTATTCTGCTATGCATAAGCAGGATATAAGCTTATAGTCTCTGGTGAGTGAAAAAAAGCTTCTTAAGATGCATGCTACCCTAAAGGCTGACATTTAAATAAGAGGATGAAATATTTCCTTTAAAACGGTTGAAACATCAAAGCTTGCTAAGGCACTTAATGTGACACAATTCCAGTTCATGTAACGCTGATGAAATAAGAAACAGACATTTCACAGGCACAAGGAAACACCAATAGATTaagtaaatttgaaaaataaatagacTAACAGATGgtgatgaaaataatataaattcatTCGTtggaacaaaaatgaaaaaaattcaaattcttaCCTAAATTTATAATCTGTATACCTCATCTGATGTGCTTTTAATTTGGAGATGAGGATCTGAATAATCcttataaatatgaaaaagttcACCTGTAAAATATGGTCataattctttttaaatatactgtgaatagttagacattaaaagttgCATAAATTATTCCAACTGAGTGTGATGTATCCATGTGATGGATCCGTTCAAACAGAGTTCAGTAAAACAGTTCCTCAACACAGTCCTCAAGAATGCTCCAGTCTAGTGAGTCATCCATGTATAATACATGAGAAAGAGTATATTTAACTAGTAATTCACACGCTGCATTCCAAATGACTCCCAAATTGGAATTCTCCCATCTCCCAATCAAAAATAACCACTGGAACAAACTCTGGGCAGATCTATATTGACGTTCCATTGGTTGCTTTCAAGTGGAGGTGGGAGAACTATCTGTAATTATATGTGAGTGACTATCAATAcaatcaaaaagcaaattaaaatttaagACAAATTGAGGTAAAAACTCACTAAAATCGCCAAAAGGATTGGCGTTCGGATGATCCACCAATATGCCATATTTTCGTTGATCTCCCAGCACCTTGAGAAATGTGTAGGCACAATTGTAATGCTGCTCttaaccaaatgaaaaaaaaagttgttgcaTCAAGATTTTGGCACATCTTACCTGGTGTTCTCATACAGGTAACGGACAACTATCCAAGGCACCACAAAGAGCACAGGTGttcctgttaaaaaataaataaataataaaatacaaatttgatgAAATACAAAACAGCACAGCAAGACACCTGCATCTtcgttaacatttatttttaaatttcttttaaaaaaattcaataattgtgataattattcattatatgaATGCAACtatctgtaaataaatactttaaatattgtaattttttaatatatttgtaaatatctttaaatattttagttttactctATAATTTTCATGACGGTTGTTCCACAAAAAGAGAGTCTGCAAATTACACACCCCAGCCGATGAAGAGGTATACACAAAAGTAACTGTTCTCTGAGAAGACCATCAGCACCAGCAGGTTGTGAAGATATAGACCTTCTACCAGTAGCCAACTGTAGTTTGCCCCAACACAATACTGCATCAGGACCTGAGCCACACGGCAGCCTGACATCACCTGTGGGAATTTCATGCGGCTTCACTGTACCATTCCATGAAGTTTAATATAACTTCAAGAGTGTAAGAATACACTCAAGTGAGTGTGTGTAGAGACACTGTACAGTATTTCTGCTTACCTGGTCACTCAGAACAATGGaaacatctttgttgtccctgAACTCAGAAGCGTCTTTCATGAGGAGTGCGTCTCTCGTGAGGATGGACACAGCTCGCAGGATGAAAGAGGCAAACAGATTGGTGTGGATGTAATTACGTGTGCAACGGAGCTTCCTGTATAATATTACAAAGACCTCAttgaaatattcattttattcatgAACAGCTGAAACTGCATTTCTCCTGCTGATAGCAACAGCTAAGCTAATGACCTCATGTTGAAATCTTAAGCACAAAATGACTATAGACTCTCAGGCGATTCACATATTCATTCCTACAAGCTACATAATACTTAGGACTGTGCAGTTAATggagataaaatataaaaaatctgatCATCAAGCCTTCAGGTTCAATAAATGAATTAGGCTaggtataatatgaaataatatgatTTTGGGCCAACTCATTTAGTTCTACTGTACTGTGAgtactgtttacatttttcttctGCATGTCATTTTCTACTCATCGTTATTAGGAAAAACGGTCACTCACCTGAATATGAGAAGTATAACCAGGGCTAAAGACAGGCTGGCCAGGGATAGAGAGTAACCAACTGTGTACATCACCCTGAAATAGGCCAAGATAGTCATCTGATTCTCCTGTGAAGACAGCGAGAGAAAATAGTCACTTTACAGCCATAAGTCATCTGAATGCAACTGAAAGAAGAACCATCTCAGACATCTTGTGTGGGACATGAAGGCAAAGAAAACACCAGAACACCAATTCATTCTTGGAGACTTTCAGACATTTTTCTAACACTGCCATACTGACAGCCATTGAAAGCCTCAGGCAAAGAGTAATGATAGCTTTATATTCATGGATCACACTAGCGAGTAATAGCCTATAACTCGGGAAAATAACTCTGCCAGCGGGAGATAAAGTCTGCTGGGCCAATAAGAAATGAGTTCAGAGCTCCGCAAATGACACAAGTGTGGCTGCTTCCCAAATGCTCTGGTTCATGAAATAACAGAACTGCATAAAATTCATACAGTCGgttt from the Carassius gibelio isolate Cgi1373 ecotype wild population from Czech Republic chromosome A15, carGib1.2-hapl.c, whole genome shotgun sequence genome contains:
- the LOC128029139 gene encoding gastric inhibitory polypeptide receptor-like, which produces MKSTPTIFLLTLSVLCRAESVSGKTVKDTVQEWNRYRNECIMKISSQPTTSGLFCKSMFDMYACWTDGVPNTTVKVPCPWYLPWYDQVRNGFVSRECGPDGQWLTVNDSSTWRDHSQCSADDSKQREQENQMTILAYFRVMYTVGYSLSLASLSLALVILLIFRKLRCTRNYIHTNLFASFILRAVSILTRDALLMKDASEFRDNKDVSIVLSDQVMSGCRVAQVLMQYCVGANYSWLLVEGLYLHNLLVLMVFSENSYFCVYLFIGWGTPVLFVVPWIVVRYLYENTRCWEINENMAYWWIIRTPILLAILVNFFIFIRIIQILISKLKAHQMRYTDYKFRLAKSTLTLIPLLGIHEVVFAVMTDEQTEGVLRNVNLFFELFFNSFQGFLVAILYCFVNKEVQSEIKKKWQRWKLGISILEDQRNTGSNVQQGGAGPRCHHNITCSPDCPLDSDSQVSSDPTPTASLPAIQHHYHPRAKKGKAFCYISARKQVLNGLDVPALPQCAGEGAVMFSESYC
- the LOC128029140 gene encoding cytochrome P450 2M1-like isoform X2, whose protein sequence is MDILLPLKTNLVSVIMVVLALILLWKIGGKQSSFERLPPGPAPNPLLGNLFQFNIKEAYKYYLELSNRYGSVVTIWLANTPVVIISGYQALKDTMIGLGEEFSGRAIYPLLMKSTYGYGVLSTSGHRWKEMRRFTLMTLKNFGMGRRSIEERVREEAENLVEMFKKSEGSAFSPADMLFNAVNNVICSIVFGHRFELEDPQFKSLLRTVNTYFTVLSSPLGQIYNVFPRLVSLFPGKHHQLFKDLEEAREYCKCEAQARMNTLDPSCPQDFIEAFVLKMKEEKDNPDTEYNFGNLVSIVWNMFSAGTETTSSTIRYALLLMMKHPDVQERVQREIDEVVGQDRWLSVEDRLNLPYTDAVIHEIQRYMDLAPIAIPHKMMCDTEYNGYIIPKTQNCGRTQLALIQRTSWMQAAGFRKMMHLLCLAWASVRVLVKLWLA
- the LOC128029140 gene encoding cytochrome P450 2M1-like isoform X1, with protein sequence MDILLPLKTNLVSVIMVVLALILLWKIGGKQSSFERLPPGPAPNPLLGNLFQFNIKEAYKYYLELSNRYGSVVTIWLANTPVVIISGYQALKDTMIGLGEEFSGRAIYPLLMKSTYGYGVLSTSGHRWKEMRRFTLMTLKNFGMGRRSIEERVREEAENLVEMFKKSEGSAFSPADMLFNAVNNVICSIVFGHRFELEDPQFKSLLRTVNTYFTVLSSPLGQIYNVFPRLVSLFPGKHHQLFKDLEEAREYCKCEAQARMNTLDPSCPQDFIEAFVLKMKEEKDNPDTEYNFGNLVSIVWNMFSAGTETTSSTIRYALLLMMKHPDVQERVQREIDEVVGQDRWLSVEDRLNLPYTDAVIHEIQRYMDLAPIAIPHKMMCDTEYNGYIIPKGVMVFPLLSSVLIDPKLWKNPTCFDPENFLDAGGRFQKNDAFVVFGMGKRACLGEALARIELFIFFTFLLQHFTFKATVPPEELDTTPTDCSFGRIPRTYECYAIPRK